gatcattaagacatctaactcgtttaaaccaatggaaggactgaatctgtcaacctgaaccgtactagctttaaggcacttatcaatgccttaacgatcattattttggctgaaaattttcagagacgatctatacactagtacctaaaaactgaacagtcgagatgtggatatgtgaccgaaaagtgaccgaaaactcgaacttcacacgttaattttcaaagcggagctccgctctggataggatctgtgtatatatatatatatatatatatgtacattttTATATGAGTAATGCTAGAGATCCCACATTTTTATACAAAAATGgattaccaaatgatgtggcacacaccatctcatcaatatcattatGAAATTTCAATGACATGGATTTGTTCATTTAATTAAAAACAGAATTGAGAAAAGATTTTGTATACAAAttatggaaatttttttttacaaaccCTAATCTTTTGACATATTTACATGTGAAGAAGAAGCAATCTGCCATTAGTACTGCAGCAGCTCTCTTCTGATGACTCATTTGAAATCCTCTCTCATGTCTTCTCTCTTGCTCCATTGGTCAAGACTAAAAAgacttggcaaggttttgatCTTCAAAAAACTCATGATTCCATGAAAACAAGAAATTAATGAAATTGTAATATTAAGGAGAGGAGACTGAAAGTCCTCCATGTTCTTATTTTCATATCCTAATTTtctggagggagggagggagggagagagagagataaaacaCCAACCAATCATGGATTAATTTGCCATTAACATAGAAACTCATACATAAAAAATTTCCCAATTCTCAATTTTTTGTTTGGCCTTCCCATAATGATGGATTAGTTTTTGTTCTGATATGATCTGGGCATCGAGGTTGCTAAAAGCAAGAATGTGCGtctattcattttttttatttgctatttttgtttaatattaCTTGTGATTTTGTTTAGCTAGATTAGTatcatttttgttttaattggtACATCTGAATTTAACTATATATCAGAGCATTCAATAATTGTTGAGATATATTGTACATTTTTATATATAAGATAAGATTACCTAAAGTAAGTTTCGAGTTTAAATTCTCAtctctcaataaaaaaaaaaaaaaccaatgctAATTCTTGTTAAGTTACTACTAGTGTCTGTTGTTATTCTTTCTGATCTCTATGTATTTCACCGCTCCACGGAAAATTCCCTTTGCCTCTACTGTATCCAACTTGTTAGTTTCCACCTCTCGTTTAGGATTGAGTCTTGATATTTGACAGCAGACTTAAAACGCCACCTACATACGTGTGCAATGAGTAACATGTACTACGAAAAACTATTGACCCTAAGCATCTTCTAACTTTATTTTTCGTTGGCTCATATGTTTTGTTGAGATCATGTCACAAGCTAGCCTAGATTCTAACTTTCTAAGGAATATGTGTGTTAGTAGATAtgcttcttctagaaaaataaaataataaaaaattatggaCATGTGTAATTCAATTACACTCTTTGAcgcataaatttttttaaacaatGCGAACCACTTAAAGGAAATAAAATTTTTCGGCCAGTACATAAGGAAAATAAACTTTCTAAAACACTACAATAGTACAATGAATGTAATTATCTCAAGCACCATATTTGCATCAATTCTCCGAGACAACTTTACAGCCCTAATAGTTAAAAATCATAATCTCATAAtccaattcaaatacaaatgTTTAGAAATGTTTAGAAAGTGGATTAATTTTGTATTGTCATCCAATAGTTTGGCATTACCTACCTGGTTGGTACATAAATACGCATGATTTCCAAGTACGCGTTACCCAGTGTGACGTATGGTTCAAACCCGAAACTGTACTTGGCTCCCAACTGCTTTTGTCACCCTCTGGATCGCCACAGTCGTCGTCACAAAAATGGGAAGTGTGAAGCTATTTTAGTAAATAAATCTGAAACCCAGGGGGCTTTGAGTAACGTACCAAAACCAATAGGCAATACCAGGGGCCTTTTTAAGGAAGCAAAGATCAAAACGACGACAGTTCTAAAACCTCGGAGTTACTTTCTTTgatgatacatatatatagatatatatatatatattccaacaagtctctctctcattttctaTCTGATCTCCCTCTAACAAGTTTACTGACCCTTTGTGCTGGAAACTCAAAACCCTTTTCCAatttttggtcttttttttggtttctgctTAGAACTCAGAAAGCAATCTTGGGTGGGTTTTAATTTGGTTCTGGGTGTTTTGGGTTCCCTTTGCTTTTGATTATGGGCAGTTGGGGAAGACAGCAACAACAGCAGCGGGGTGATACTTATCATCAACGAGGTTCCTGGACTAAATTTCAGAACAGAAAGCCACCGCAACAtcatggtatatatatatatttatatgtatttTTCATCTATTTTTTATGAATTTAAGTTGTTGCAGGAGTACTAGTTTGTGATCCTTTGTAAACTTTGAAGATTAATGCTTCTCTTGAGAGGGTTTTTGGTTCAGGAAAAAGGGTTCTCCTTTGATTTTCATATGCATGGCTGCTGCCTCTGATTCTGTTTagaattttttgttcttgcatttGCTTGAGCGGCTAGTTAGGTTTTAgtcttgttttgcttgttttgggaATTCTGGAATTGGATGCAACCGGATTTTGTAttgtagttttgtttttctttaggtTTCGATTGTTTCTACAGAAAATTGTTTCATTGAAAATGTTTTTGTATCCCTTCTGGAGAATGTGTAATATTCTGTCTTTGCTATTGCTTAGATGGGTAGGATATCTAATCTTTGATTGAGGGGTTAtaaatcaaacaacaaagaaaCCTCATTGTCTGGGAGGAAAATAATTTCGAGAAATCTCTGTTCTTCTCTGTGCTTCTGTCCCCCCATTGAAGTCTTGATCTTCTTTGTATTCCACTGTTGAGTCTTATTCAAGACATACCAATAGCATTTTCTTCTCTCTAAACTCTGTGCAAAAGCAAGAAGTTATCCTGCAAGTTAATCTAAGATGAGGAGCAATAGTGGTTTTGTTACTTCCCCCTCCCAACTGTTAGGATGTCATTCCCTGGAGCTAAATCACGTAGGCATAATCATCTACTTAAAGGTTTTAGAGTTCGGTAGCATTCCTGCTCTTGCTCGTGTGTAAGTGTCGTTCTCCGTTTATGGAAGGGGACTGTATTGCTGTTTGATTTAAAAGTTTGTTTTAAAACATTTACTTGCAATCATGCAAGCTAGGACTTTATGGTGTTCTTTGCTTTGATGGATAGCCTGTTTGAATACTTCATACGTTAGAGAATATCTGTATATCAGTACATTTAATTGCAAAAGATATTGTTCTGTCAGGGTCTGGTACATTTTGGCTGGTGCAGTTAGTAAGCATGTGTGGCTGGAACTGCAGTTTGTCGTTACTCTTTTCTTAATAAGTTCATATATTTGATACTTGTTCCCTTAAAAAGGTTTTAGATATTATTGTGAGAGTTTCAATTTTGGATAACAAGTAGTTTTTATATTTAGCTTTTGTTAAATTGAGTAATAGCATTTTAGTTTCCAAATAAGGTTCGTGTGGATTTAATCTGTTGAGCCATAATTGTGTTACTTTGTACCAGTTTTGAGTTTCCCTCATCTTTCCAATAATTCTGCCTAACCTGTCTAAGATTTAAATGTTCTGCCAATTATTGGATGGTTGCCGTTTCAATATTCTTCTTGCTTGTTTGACTATCAAGTATCGCCAAATGTTTAATGCGGACAAGTGTGGATGCAGATTTGGGAAATGTGTGCAAATGTCCAGGAAAGAAAAATGTGAATATGATTCGGAAATCTGGATCCGCCAAAACTTTTCTTTAGTGGTTAGATTTGTGTTGTCGTTTTCAACTATTCTATTGGATTTTCCTCTACGTACTTTATACCATTACGTTGCAAGGTTTTGTCGCATTTGCATGTCTGTAATCATTGTTGCATCTCTTTCTCTTCGTTGTATCAATATTTCCTTCTCTGTGGTTGTTTATTgaatcttcttctctctttccgGAAGTTCTATCTTTGTAGATTTCTGTTGAGCTGTTTGACCTAATTTAGATATTCTCTTGGTGCATGATGGCTGATCTACAATctgcttgtttttcttttccagaTAGTTGGCAGTTCAGTGTGCCTTCCTGGGAAAAGAAGTTTTGTACGTCGGTGGGCTCAGTTCCATGGAAAAAGCTCTTAGATACAAAGAGGTGTATGTATCTTTATGAAAATATTGTTCAATGGAATGATTCTGCAGGTGAAGAGGCATTCCAAAATGCAAAAAACCGTTTTTGGGCAAAGATTAACGGTCTTCCCTGCGACATATCGTTGCCTGATCCTGATATTTATATTGATGAAATAGACTGGAACTCCAGCATTGATCCTGAACTGATTTTGGACTTGGAAAGGGAACCTAAACCCTCCGATGATGAAACCAAAGGAGAGGGTGTTATTGTTGGTCATCCACTCCTTTTGAATCAGTCATTTTCATGCACTGGATGGGGGGATGCTGAGGATGACTTCAAAAAAGATGCCAGCAGAGATGTTGAACACTGGGGTCCTGGAGGGAATGCAGATAATAAAGAAAACCCTTGGGAACCTGTCTCCGATCAGAATAAAGAAGCAGTAGGAGGATGGGGAAGTGGTTGGAATAAGTGGGAGAATAACGATAACACAAGTGATTGGAATACCCATTTTGATGATCCTCATAAGAATATGGATTGGAAAAGAGCTGATCGAGTTTATTGGGGAAATGTTGATGCAAGGAACAGAGCGAATAATGGTGGTGCAAGTTGGAACCACTCAAGAAATAGGACCTCAAGATTTCAGGGTGATTATTATCAGAAAGATCGAGGGTGGAGGAATGGAGGAAGAAGGAATAGAGATAATGTTGGTTATCAACGCAATGGAACTTGGAATGATTGTCAGCAAGTCTGAAAGTTCATGAAGTTGGGCGGAACGTTCATGTAGTTGGGCGGAAATTCATGGAGTTGGGAGGAACCGGGTCTGTGAGTGTTGGTTGTCTGAGTTTTGATGGTATGTGTGCTAGTGTTTTTTGTATTCTTTTGCTGTCCTCCGTAGGACAGAAAGTAAATAATAAGGTTATATGGCCTTGGCAGAGTCGAACCAATTCAATTGGAATTGATTCAGTTTGTGTGTGTAGCATTACTATAAGTCTATAATAATATATGTTGAACAAGACTCGCCTGAGGCCTCTCTAATTGTGGGAGTGCGAGTATGTTAGTAGAGATGTGTTATATATAATGATCGGAATATGAAACTTCAAGAGGGACCGTGGTAATGTGTTAGGATATGGACCAGATCAGCTTCTATTTGGAATGGTTCCATCAGAT
Above is a genomic segment from Rosa chinensis cultivar Old Blush chromosome 3, RchiOBHm-V2, whole genome shotgun sequence containing:
- the LOC112192907 gene encoding uncharacterized protein LOC112192907, coding for MGSWGRQQQQQRGDTYHQRGSWTKFQNRKPPQHHDSWQFSVPSWEKKFCTSVGSVPWKKLLDTKRCMYLYENIVQWNDSAGEEAFQNAKNRFWAKINGLPCDISLPDPDIYIDEIDWNSSIDPELILDLEREPKPSDDETKGEGVIVGHPLLLNQSFSCTGWGDAEDDFKKDASRDVEHWGPGGNADNKENPWEPVSDQNKEAVGGWGSGWNKWENNDNTSDWNTHFDDPHKNMDWKRADRVYWGNVDARNRANNGGASWNHSRNRTSRFQGDYYQKDRGWRNGGRRNRDNVGYQRNGTWNDCQQV